One genomic region from Thermoleptolyngbya sichuanensis A183 encodes:
- a CDS encoding tetratricopeptide repeat protein: MLKRFPLLALPFVLGAGFWARPAIAQALIPHVPQLDYARMEQQGLSLAQEAAQLAQFQQYELALIRAQLATQLVPQNGQVWALLGSLYLQVGQGDKAIAPLLKAESLSREDPAILFALGTAYFRAENYARSAEYLRKGLALKADEPGAWFDLGNAYYMQKRYADAIESYEKSVELQEDFWPSINNIGLVLYEMGDIDGALEKWREAIAIDGTQAEPQLAVAVALFVQGKQEEALAMGEAALNLDDRYAEIDFLRENLWGDRLIEQTRRFLQLPRMRETLAQIRQSGG, from the coding sequence GTGTTGAAGCGTTTTCCTCTCTTGGCTCTGCCGTTTGTGTTGGGTGCAGGGTTTTGGGCGCGTCCGGCGATCGCCCAGGCGTTGATTCCCCATGTGCCCCAGTTGGACTATGCCCGCATGGAGCAGCAGGGGCTGAGTCTGGCGCAGGAAGCGGCGCAACTCGCGCAGTTTCAGCAGTATGAACTGGCGCTGATTCGGGCGCAGTTGGCGACGCAGCTTGTGCCGCAAAATGGGCAGGTGTGGGCGCTGCTGGGCAGTCTGTATCTGCAAGTGGGCCAGGGCGACAAGGCGATCGCCCCCCTACTCAAGGCTGAGTCCCTTAGCCGAGAAGACCCGGCGATCTTGTTTGCCCTGGGCACGGCCTATTTTCGCGCCGAGAACTATGCCCGCTCCGCCGAATACCTGCGAAAAGGGCTGGCGCTGAAGGCAGACGAACCCGGTGCCTGGTTTGACCTGGGCAATGCCTACTATATGCAAAAGCGCTACGCCGACGCGATCGAGAGCTACGAAAAGTCGGTCGAGCTTCAGGAAGATTTTTGGCCGTCCATCAACAACATCGGGCTGGTGCTGTATGAAATGGGCGACATCGACGGGGCGCTGGAAAAATGGCGCGAGGCGATCGCCATCGACGGAACGCAAGCCGAGCCGCAACTCGCGGTCGCTGTGGCGCTGTTTGTGCAGGGCAAGCAGGAAGAAGCGCTGGCGATGGGCGAAGCCGCCCTCAACCTGGACGATCGCTACGCCGAGATCGACTTTTTGCGGGAAAACCTGTGGGGCGATCGCCTGATTGAGCAAACCCGACGATTCCTCCAGCTTCCCCGGATGCGCGAGACGCTGGCGCAGATTCGGCAGTCGGGAGGTTAG